From a single Sphingobium lignivorans genomic region:
- a CDS encoding DUF2141 domain-containing protein, which produces MRRGCLGVLAGLAGLAALTGGVDAARADPTVSPGSASGALTVRFEGLRSARGLIRACLTRDPAHFPKCEDDPAAMKASIAASPAATLSFAQVPPGDYALLILHDENGNARLDTTLGIPREGIGFSRNPRIMFGPPKFEATVIHIGAGVTHTTVKLRYFL; this is translated from the coding sequence GTGCGACGCGGGTGCCTCGGGGTGCTGGCGGGGCTTGCGGGACTGGCGGCGCTGACCGGTGGCGTGGATGCCGCGCGCGCTGATCCGACAGTGTCTCCGGGGAGCGCGAGCGGGGCGCTGACCGTGCGCTTCGAGGGGCTGCGGTCCGCGCGCGGCCTGATCCGCGCCTGCCTCACCCGCGATCCGGCTCATTTCCCGAAATGCGAGGACGATCCGGCCGCGATGAAGGCCAGCATTGCCGCGAGCCCCGCTGCGACGCTGTCCTTCGCGCAAGTGCCGCCGGGCGACTATGCGCTGCTCATCCTGCATGACGAGAATGGCAATGCCCGGCTCGACACGACGCTCGGCATCCCGCGCGAGGGCATCGGCTTTTCGCGCAACCCGCGCATCATGTTCGGCCCGCCCAAATTCGAGGCGACCGTGATTCACATCG
- a CDS encoding sterol desaturase family protein, with product MQAVPIILASMLAMTAIIAVRYLLSSGGFALATRLVRPGLYQGQGGQIGREVRWSLLSALVFGLPAGLVAWGWQNRGWTLIYTDLHAWPLWYLPLSVLAYLAAHDSWFYWTHRLMHRPALFRVAHAVHHASRPPTAWAAMSFHPWEALTGAVVIPVLVFLIPIHVAALGLVLTIMTVMGVTNHMGWEMFPRWLVRGRLGDWLITASHHQRHHEQYQCNYGLYFRVWDRLCGTDRGLSGDFAAPPAARKG from the coding sequence ATGCAGGCCGTGCCGATCATCCTTGCCTCGATGCTGGCCATGACGGCCATCATCGCGGTGCGTTACCTGCTTTCCAGCGGCGGCTTCGCACTGGCGACGCGGCTGGTGCGGCCGGGACTTTACCAAGGGCAGGGCGGGCAGATCGGGCGGGAAGTGCGCTGGTCGCTGCTTTCGGCGCTGGTGTTCGGCCTGCCGGCGGGGCTGGTGGCCTGGGGCTGGCAGAACCGGGGCTGGACGCTGATCTATACCGATCTCCATGCCTGGCCGCTCTGGTATCTGCCGCTCTCCGTGCTGGCGTATCTCGCAGCGCATGACAGCTGGTTCTACTGGACCCACAGGCTGATGCACCGCCCGGCCTTGTTCCGCGTGGCGCATGCCGTCCACCATGCCAGCCGCCCGCCCACCGCCTGGGCCGCGATGAGCTTCCATCCATGGGAAGCGCTGACCGGCGCGGTCGTGATCCCCGTCCTGGTGTTCCTTATTCCCATCCATGTCGCTGCGCTGGGCCTCGTGCTCACGATCATGACGGTGATGGGCGTCACCAATCACATGGGCTGGGAAATGTTTCCACGCTGGCTGGTGCGGGGGCGGCTGGGCGACTGGCTCATCACGGCCTCGCATCACCAGCGCCATCATGAGCAATATCAGTGCAACTATGGACTTTATTTCCGCGTGTGGGACCGGCTCTGCGGCACGGACCGGGGGCTTTCCGGCGACTTTGCGGCGCCGCCCGCCGCGCGGAAAGGATGA
- a CDS encoding amidohydrolase family protein has product MHSGRQGGALRRVARLAMAALALLFSGMALAGPPVLISGVTVIDGTGAAPRPGQDVLIDKGRIAAIGQGLSAPRGATRVDGRGRYLLPGFIDSNVHATVYGNPARRDTSSRYADRNEDLALEFAQRQLKAGVTTIRDSYGVLPPLLAVRDRIARGEATGARMLVAGNILGWGGPFSLTYSLTGDRDLTLFQEQWNDILAQGMGEELMDMTPEELRVAVSAYLDRGVDFLKYGGTSHFTFPSLIGFSPRQQRVIVEEAHKRGRIAETHATSPEGLYIAVEAGIDLIQHPEILSRDYPQELIDLILSKGTLCAIRANMVTGAVRQRQIEKRAAALASIAKMPPARTSTEVRRRAVMRGEDDEIQRRNAERLIKAGCPVTIATDNYLGDAPEFRRSPKTPDQEPGEGSLLAIEGLVELGMSPMDAIVAATRNGARATGRLNELGTIETGKIADLLLLSADPTADIRNIRRLERLFFAGEEVDLAALPHTRLFMEAPAQE; this is encoded by the coding sequence ATGCACAGCGGAAGACAAGGCGGCGCCTTGCGGCGTGTGGCGCGACTGGCAATGGCGGCGCTGGCGCTGCTCTTCTCCGGTATGGCGCTTGCCGGCCCCCCGGTTCTCATCAGCGGCGTGACAGTCATCGACGGCACCGGCGCCGCGCCCCGGCCGGGTCAGGACGTGCTGATCGACAAGGGCCGGATCGCCGCGATCGGGCAAGGGCTGAGCGCGCCGCGCGGTGCCACGCGCGTGGACGGACGCGGCCGCTATCTGCTGCCCGGCTTCATCGACAGCAATGTCCACGCGACCGTCTATGGCAATCCCGCGCGCCGGGACACCTCCTCGCGCTATGCGGACCGCAACGAGGACCTCGCCCTCGAGTTCGCGCAGCGCCAGCTCAAGGCCGGCGTGACGACCATCCGGGACAGCTATGGCGTGCTGCCGCCGCTGCTCGCCGTGCGGGACCGGATCGCCCGGGGCGAGGCGACGGGCGCGCGCATGCTCGTGGCGGGCAACATCCTCGGCTGGGGCGGCCCCTTCTCGCTCACTTACTCGCTCACCGGCGATCGTGACCTCACCCTGTTCCAGGAGCAATGGAACGACATTCTCGCGCAGGGCATGGGCGAGGAACTGATGGACATGACGCCGGAGGAACTGCGCGTAGCCGTCAGTGCCTATCTCGACCGGGGAGTCGATTTCCTCAAATATGGCGGCACCAGCCATTTCACATTCCCCTCGCTGATCGGCTTCTCGCCGCGCCAGCAGCGCGTGATCGTGGAGGAAGCGCACAAGCGCGGCCGCATCGCGGAAACGCACGCGACCAGTCCGGAAGGCCTCTACATCGCGGTGGAAGCGGGCATTGACCTCATCCAGCATCCCGAGATCCTCAGCCGCGATTATCCGCAGGAGCTGATCGACCTCATCCTGAGCAAGGGCACGCTGTGCGCGATCCGCGCCAATATGGTGACCGGCGCGGTGCGCCAGCGCCAGATCGAGAAGCGCGCCGCCGCGCTGGCCTCGATTGCGAAGATGCCGCCTGCCCGCACCAGCACGGAAGTGCGCCGGCGCGCGGTCATGCGTGGCGAGGATGACGAGATCCAGCGCCGCAATGCGGAGCGGCTCATCAAGGCAGGGTGCCCGGTGACCATCGCCACGGACAATTATCTGGGCGACGCCCCCGAGTTCCGCCGCAGCCCCAAGACGCCGGATCAGGAGCCGGGCGAAGGCAGCCTGCTCGCGATCGAGGGGCTGGTGGAACTGGGCATGAGCCCCATGGACGCGATCGTCGCGGCGACGCGCAACGGTGCCCGCGCGACCGGCCGGCTGAACGAGCTGGGCACGATCGAAACCGGCAAGATCGCCGATCTCCTGCTGCTCAGCGCAGACCCGACCGCCGACATCCGCAATATCCGGCGGCTGGAGCGCCTGTTCTTCGCTGGCGAGGAAGTCGATCTCGCGGCCCTGCCCCACACGCGGCTGTTCATGGAAGCGCCCGCGCAGGAGTGA
- the crtY gene encoding lycopene beta-cyclase CrtY codes for MKSAQPVDLAIVGAGLAGGLIALALRARRPDLRTVLIEEARYSGGNQLWSCFAHDVPAESRWLIEPLIVHGWGGHEVRFPGQQRRIDSGYATLTSERLGIRLHRAMPEGDLLFDQAATALAPHAVTLADGRTIEARGVIDARGPGDMSALTLGYQKFVGASWVCDRPHGLCEPIIMDATVPQHDGYRFVYTLPLSPTELFIEDTYYADDPGLDEPLLSARISEYAWAQGWDGEARGHSETGVLPVCMGGDFERYWDAQAPGVAKAGLRGGFFHALTGYSLPDAVRTALAIAAMDDLSGPALHAALRARARAHWRGQGFYRMLSTLLFRAADPDERWRVLARFYRLDPALIGRFYAGQSTFTDKMRIMIGKPPVPVSRAIQALGAAKP; via the coding sequence ATGAAGTCCGCGCAACCCGTCGATCTTGCCATTGTCGGCGCCGGCCTTGCCGGGGGACTGATCGCGCTGGCCCTGCGGGCAAGGCGGCCGGATCTGCGCACGGTGCTGATCGAGGAAGCGCGCTATTCCGGCGGCAATCAGCTCTGGTCCTGCTTCGCGCATGATGTCCCGGCGGAGAGCCGCTGGCTGATCGAGCCGCTGATCGTGCATGGCTGGGGCGGGCATGAAGTGCGCTTTCCCGGCCAGCAGCGCCGCATCGACAGCGGCTATGCGACGCTCACCAGCGAGCGTCTCGGCATCCGCCTCCACCGCGCCATGCCGGAGGGGGACCTGCTGTTCGATCAGGCCGCGACGGCCCTCGCGCCGCATGCGGTCACGCTCGCCGACGGGCGCACGATCGAGGCGCGCGGCGTGATCGACGCGCGCGGCCCGGGGGACATGAGCGCGCTTACGCTGGGCTATCAGAAATTCGTGGGCGCAAGCTGGGTCTGCGACCGGCCCCATGGGCTGTGCGAGCCGATCATCATGGATGCCACCGTTCCGCAGCATGATGGCTACCGCTTCGTCTACACGCTCCCCCTCTCGCCGACCGAGCTCTTCATCGAGGATACTTATTATGCCGATGATCCGGGCCTCGACGAGCCGCTGCTTTCCGCGCGGATCAGCGAATATGCCTGGGCGCAGGGCTGGGACGGGGAGGCGCGGGGCCATAGCGAGACCGGCGTGCTGCCGGTCTGCATGGGCGGCGACTTCGAGCGCTACTGGGACGCGCAGGCGCCGGGCGTCGCGAAGGCGGGCCTGCGCGGCGGCTTCTTCCATGCGCTCACCGGCTATTCCCTGCCCGATGCGGTGCGAACGGCGCTTGCCATCGCCGCCATGGACGATCTCTCGGGACCGGCACTGCATGCGGCGCTGCGGGCCCGGGCGCGCGCCCACTGGCGCGGCCAGGGCTTCTACCGCATGCTCTCCACCCTCCTGTTCCGCGCCGCAGACCCCGACGAGCGCTGGCGGGTGCTGGCCCGCTTCTATCGTCTTGACCCTGCCCTCATCGGCCGCTTTTATGCCGGCCAATCCACTTTCACAGACAAGATGCGCATCATGATCGGCAAGCCACCTGTGCCTGTGAGCCGCGCCATCCAGGCGCTCGGAGCCGCCAAGCCATGA
- a CDS encoding phytoene desaturase, which produces MKRAVIIGAGFGGLALALRLQSAGIATTVVEGRDRPGGRAYVWKKDGFTFDAGPTVITDPDCLAQLWRLSGHDMAEDVTLLPVSPFYRLNWPDGTNFDYGNDDVLLDAEIAKLDPADVVGYRKFLAYSTEVYREGYEKLGHVAFLDFKSMLKAAPALAQHQAWRSVYSMVSSFVKNEKLREALSFHTLLVGGNPMTTSAIYALIHKLEKQGGVWFPKGGTNALVSGMVTHFERLGGTLHLGDPVATIETVGDRASGVTTRSGLRFEADAVASNADLMHSYADLLSGHVRGERRAQALAGKRWSPSLFLVHFGIEGTWPGIPHHMILFGPRYRGLLTDIYEHGVLSQDFSLYLHHPTVTDPDLAPPGHSTFYALAPVPHMGKLPVNWDEIGPILANRILDEVERRLIPDIRARIKVQFSYAPTDFARDLNAHLGSAFSLEPLLTQSAWFRAHNRDDVIPNLYFTGAGTHPGAGIPGVVGSARATATLMLEDLA; this is translated from the coding sequence ATGAAGAGAGCAGTCATCATCGGCGCCGGTTTCGGCGGCCTCGCGCTGGCCCTGCGCCTGCAATCGGCGGGCATCGCCACCACGGTCGTGGAAGGGCGGGATCGCCCGGGCGGTCGCGCTTATGTCTGGAAGAAGGACGGCTTCACCTTCGACGCCGGGCCCACCGTCATCACCGATCCCGATTGCCTGGCCCAGCTCTGGCGCCTCTCCGGCCATGACATGGCGGAGGATGTGACGCTGCTGCCGGTCAGTCCCTTCTACCGGCTGAACTGGCCGGACGGCACGAACTTCGACTATGGCAATGACGACGTGCTGCTCGACGCCGAGATCGCGAAGCTCGATCCCGCCGATGTCGTGGGCTACCGCAAGTTCCTGGCCTACAGCACCGAGGTCTATCGCGAGGGCTATGAGAAGCTCGGCCATGTCGCGTTCCTCGACTTCAAGTCGATGCTCAAGGCCGCCCCGGCGCTGGCGCAGCATCAGGCCTGGCGCTCGGTCTACAGCATGGTCTCCAGCTTCGTGAAGAACGAGAAGCTGCGCGAGGCGCTGTCCTTCCATACTCTGCTGGTGGGCGGCAATCCGATGACCACCAGTGCCATCTATGCCCTCATCCACAAGCTGGAGAAGCAGGGCGGCGTCTGGTTTCCCAAGGGCGGCACCAATGCGCTGGTGAGCGGCATGGTGACGCATTTCGAGCGGCTCGGCGGCACGCTGCATCTGGGCGATCCGGTAGCGACGATCGAGACAGTGGGGGACCGCGCGAGCGGCGTCACCACCCGGTCGGGCCTGCGCTTCGAGGCGGATGCCGTCGCCAGCAATGCCGATCTCATGCACAGCTATGCCGATCTTCTGTCGGGCCATGTGCGCGGCGAACGGCGCGCGCAGGCGCTGGCGGGCAAGCGCTGGAGCCCCAGCCTCTTCCTCGTCCATTTCGGCATCGAGGGGACATGGCCGGGCATTCCGCACCACATGATCCTGTTCGGCCCGCGCTATCGCGGGCTGCTGACGGATATTTACGAGCATGGCGTCCTCTCGCAGGATTTCTCGCTCTATCTGCATCATCCCACGGTGACGGACCCCGATCTCGCGCCGCCGGGCCATTCGACCTTCTATGCGCTGGCTCCGGTGCCCCATATGGGCAAGCTGCCAGTCAACTGGGACGAGATCGGCCCCATCCTCGCCAACCGCATCCTGGACGAGGTCGAGCGCCGGCTCATCCCGGACATACGCGCGCGCATCAAGGTGCAGTTCTCCTACGCGCCCACCGATTTCGCGCGCGATCTCAATGCGCATCTGGGCAGCGCCTTCAGCCTCGAGCCCCTGCTCACGCAAAGCGCATGGTTCCGCGCGCACAACCGGGATGATGTCATTCCCAATCTCTATTTCACCGGCGCGGGGACGCATCCCGGCGCCGGCATTCCCGGCGTGGTCGGCTCGGCCCGGGCCACCGCCACGCTGATGCTGGAGGATCTTGCATGA
- a CDS encoding TIGR00730 family Rossman fold protein, producing the protein MKTFNRLAVYCGSATPADPQFMAMAKEVGAELARWGIGIVYGGGRVGLMGAVADAAMAAGGEVIGVIPEALVGAEVAHKGLTELHVVPDMHARKALFTSLADGFVTLPGGVGTMDELWEAISWAQLGYHNKPVGLLNVAGFYDQLIAFDRHMIETGFIRPAHAGILIARNTLPDLIDAMAAYQPHETIFSMKAARL; encoded by the coding sequence ATGAAGACGTTCAATCGCCTCGCCGTCTATTGCGGTTCGGCCACCCCGGCCGATCCGCAGTTCATGGCGATGGCGAAGGAAGTGGGCGCGGAGCTGGCGCGCTGGGGCATCGGCATCGTTTATGGCGGCGGCCGCGTGGGCCTGATGGGCGCGGTGGCCGATGCGGCGATGGCGGCGGGCGGCGAAGTCATCGGCGTCATTCCCGAGGCGCTGGTCGGCGCGGAAGTCGCGCACAAGGGCCTGACCGAATTGCATGTCGTGCCGGACATGCATGCCCGCAAGGCGCTGTTCACCAGCCTGGCGGACGGGTTCGTGACGCTGCCGGGCGGCGTGGGCACGATGGACGAGCTGTGGGAAGCGATCAGCTGGGCCCAGCTTGGCTATCATAACAAGCCGGTGGGCCTGCTCAATGTCGCCGGCTTCTACGACCAGCTCATCGCCTTCGACCGGCACATGATCGAGACCGGCTTCATCCGGCCCGCCCATGCCGGCATCCTCATCGCCCGGAACACGCTGCCCGATCTGATCGACGCGATGGCCGCCTATCAGCCGCACGAGACGATCTTCTCGATGAAGGCGGCGCGGCTTTGA
- a CDS encoding squalene/phytoene synthase family protein, with translation MSEARAALVAHARESIARGSKSFRTASRLFDRTTRERAWLLYGWCRACDDIADGQDHGGTMHATSDPARRLADIRARTQRALGGAAGIDDPAFAGLAVVAAECAIPRRYIDDLIEGFALDAAGWRPRTQEDLLLYCYHVAGTVGCMMAIVMGVAPDDAPVLDRACDLGLAFQLANIARDIAEDAAGGRCYLPRDWLVEAGIDPSDPMAPASRAALAGLARRAADLAARYEASARYGTPALPFRSAWAVLAAAGIYGGIARHVAADPERALESRVFTSRGEKLGWLMRAAAQAAARGRLPAPGPRDPDLWTQSRIAPGRAAI, from the coding sequence GTGAGCGAGGCGCGCGCCGCGCTTGTCGCGCATGCCCGGGAGAGCATCGCGCGGGGGTCGAAGAGCTTCCGCACGGCCTCCCGCCTGTTCGACCGCACGACGCGCGAGCGGGCATGGCTGCTTTACGGCTGGTGCCGCGCCTGCGACGATATCGCCGACGGGCAGGACCATGGCGGCACAATGCATGCGACATCCGATCCGGCGCGCCGGCTCGCCGATATCCGCGCGCGGACGCAGCGGGCGCTGGGCGGGGCGGCGGGCATCGATGATCCCGCCTTTGCCGGCCTCGCCGTCGTCGCAGCCGAGTGCGCCATCCCCCGCCGCTATATCGACGATCTGATCGAGGGCTTCGCGCTCGACGCGGCGGGCTGGCGACCGCGCACGCAGGAGGACCTGCTCCTCTACTGCTATCATGTCGCCGGCACGGTCGGCTGCATGATGGCGATCGTGATGGGCGTGGCGCCGGACGATGCGCCGGTGCTGGACCGCGCCTGCGATCTCGGCCTTGCCTTCCAGCTCGCCAATATCGCCCGCGACATCGCCGAGGATGCAGCAGGCGGACGCTGCTATCTGCCCAGGGACTGGCTTGTCGAAGCCGGTATCGACCCTTCCGATCCAATGGCCCCGGCTTCGCGGGCGGCGCTCGCCGGTCTGGCGCGCCGCGCCGCCGATCTGGCGGCGCGGTACGAAGCGAGTGCCCGCTACGGCACGCCTGCCTTGCCGTTCCGCTCGGCCTGGGCCGTGCTCGCGGCGGCCGGCATCTATGGCGGCATCGCGCGGCATGTCGCGGCCGATCCGGAGCGCGCGCTCGAAAGCCGTGTCTTCACCTCCCGCGGCGAGAAGCTTGGCTGGCTGATGCGCGCCGCCGCGCAGGCCGCCGCACGTGGGCGCCTCCCCGCACCTGGCCCGCGCGACCCTGACCTATGGACTCAATCCCGGATCGCCCCCGGACGAGCGGCCATTTGA
- a CDS encoding outer membrane protein: MNKKIVLAALLAASAAWAGQAQAQTIGSFRADVHAGWDRVSIDQHTQGDADADVVTSSEKDDGVIYGGEIGYDLGLGAFSLGAYAGIEGSSAKQCAEVYTEVETCVKAGRNITLGARAGFNVAPRVLLYAKGGYSNGQVRMEYIDHVTAADSFTLSENMDGWHAGAGVQVNLLANSYVKLEYVHTDYSDYSLADGDATISGGFKRDNVLLGVGMRF; the protein is encoded by the coding sequence ATGAACAAGAAGATCGTGCTCGCTGCCCTTCTCGCGGCGTCGGCCGCTTGGGCGGGTCAGGCGCAGGCGCAGACCATCGGCAGCTTCCGCGCGGACGTGCATGCGGGCTGGGATAGGGTCTCCATCGACCAGCACACGCAGGGCGATGCCGACGCCGATGTCGTGACGTCGAGCGAGAAGGACGACGGCGTCATCTATGGCGGCGAGATCGGCTATGACCTGGGGCTCGGCGCCTTCAGCCTGGGTGCCTATGCCGGCATCGAGGGATCGTCGGCCAAGCAATGCGCGGAAGTCTACACCGAAGTCGAGACCTGCGTGAAGGCGGGGCGCAACATCACGCTCGGCGCGCGCGCCGGCTTCAACGTGGCGCCGCGCGTGCTGCTCTATGCCAAGGGCGGCTATTCGAACGGGCAGGTCCGCATGGAATATATCGACCATGTGACGGCGGCGGACAGCTTCACCCTCTCGGAGAACATGGACGGCTGGCATGCCGGCGCGGGCGTGCAGGTCAATCTGCTCGCCAACAGCTATGTGAAGCTCGAATATGTCCACACCGACTATTCGGACTATTCGCTCGCCGATGGCGACGCCACCATCAGCGGCGGCTTCAAGCGCGACAACGTCCTGCTGGGCGTGGGCATGCGCTTCTGA
- a CDS encoding TonB-dependent receptor plug domain-containing protein, translated as MQHRYRSNSVRAPLFVGSALYLLALAPAGALAQDTVTPQAAAAPEDQAIVITGSRIARRDYSSDTPIVTLSADALNRSSEVSFDQSLNKLPQFGTGANQITSATDIQSTPTSSPGIATVNLRGLGSNRTLVLVNGRRTQPANASLVVDLNTIPAAAVDNVEIITGGAGATYGADAVAGVVNFILKRNFQGVQIDGQAGQTFRGDGEQYKVSTLLGSNFADDRGNAMIGLTYQKRTQVYLRDRPFFEAAFTDPNTPGRNAWPNFGGYLPTNGTQAAYDAVFGAKGFVPGDVPSTAQLFFNTAPTTAGATLFTVSPGVRSGTRAPGFTGSLYPDNKFLNNGLLSPNSYTGFLSSPLERYSLFAAAHYEVSDNLTFYTQASFDQNDTTTEVIGYSPAFNQWSVTIPYDAAHPVPTELATILNSRANPNAPWTLYKQMDYLGPRQISTTTYTYEVLFGARGDLGVRDWTYDIFMSHGRTSQNTNYRGFADLARYQELINRPNYGAGADYNNGRTGMLAHCTSGLNPFVNTPVSQDCIDIISAPINTETILAQDQVELNLQGSLAEIPAGDLRFALGAAYRKNDFEYRPDPAFSTTNTTSLTIGLFDTSPTKGDVNVKEIYGEVLVPILRDLPFVRSLTLNAGARYSDYSTTGGVFTWKTTLDWDVNPWLKLRGGYQQANRAPNVAELYQPPVFQTVPWPDHDPCSMFTRATYGNVASNPDRAKVQALCSALSGGVPIGDNFVGNVPSYFALGRDLQRGNANLDNEKAKTWTLGAVVNSPFDAEALRALRLSVDYYHITIDGAIAPASTQLVYQECFNSLGNNPNYDPNNEYCQRISRNTTNGQWIATTASFENLGLIQTSGIDVQFDWSLPAPGIGETGAVFANIVYNYLINYKVQNNPGGPVFDYANSIGSTIFVPPYGAQFRWKLNTTLGYDFGPGTVSMNWRHFPRARNAARVTNSTATQTRTNAYDIFDLSAQFRLNDMFQIRGGIDNLFDRDPNIIGAIPGTTAAVGEPDPAGTYDVLGRRFYVGVRVDF; from the coding sequence ATGCAACATCGTTATCGCTCGAACTCTGTCCGCGCGCCGCTCTTCGTGGGTAGTGCGCTTTACCTGCTTGCGCTTGCTCCAGCCGGCGCACTGGCCCAGGACACGGTGACGCCGCAGGCCGCCGCCGCGCCGGAAGACCAGGCCATCGTCATCACCGGATCGCGCATCGCGCGCCGCGACTATTCCTCCGACACGCCGATCGTGACGCTGTCCGCCGACGCGCTCAATCGGTCCAGCGAAGTGAGCTTCGACCAGAGCCTGAACAAGCTGCCGCAGTTCGGCACCGGCGCCAACCAGATCACCAGCGCGACGGACATCCAGTCGACACCGACCAGCAGCCCCGGCATCGCGACGGTCAACCTGCGCGGCCTGGGCAGCAACCGCACGCTCGTGCTGGTGAACGGCCGCCGCACGCAGCCCGCCAATGCCAGCCTCGTGGTCGACCTCAACACGATCCCCGCCGCCGCGGTGGACAATGTGGAGATCATCACCGGCGGCGCCGGTGCCACTTATGGCGCGGACGCCGTGGCCGGCGTCGTCAACTTCATCCTCAAGCGCAATTTCCAGGGCGTCCAGATCGACGGGCAGGCCGGCCAGACCTTCCGGGGCGATGGCGAGCAGTACAAGGTCTCCACGCTGCTCGGCTCCAACTTCGCGGACGATCGCGGCAATGCCATGATCGGCCTCACTTACCAGAAGCGCACGCAGGTCTATCTGCGCGACCGGCCCTTCTTCGAGGCGGCCTTCACGGACCCGAACACGCCCGGCCGCAACGCCTGGCCCAACTTCGGCGGCTATCTGCCCACCAACGGCACGCAGGCCGCCTATGATGCGGTGTTCGGCGCCAAGGGCTTCGTCCCGGGCGACGTGCCCAGCACGGCACAGCTCTTCTTCAACACCGCACCGACCACGGCCGGCGCGACTCTGTTCACGGTCTCGCCGGGCGTGCGTTCCGGCACCCGGGCACCCGGCTTCACCGGATCGCTGTACCCGGACAACAAGTTCCTCAACAACGGCCTGCTCTCGCCCAACAGCTACACCGGCTTCCTGTCGAGCCCGCTGGAGCGCTACTCGCTGTTCGCCGCGGCGCATTACGAAGTCAGCGACAATCTGACCTTCTACACGCAGGCGAGCTTCGACCAGAACGACACCACGACCGAAGTCATCGGCTACTCGCCGGCCTTCAACCAGTGGTCGGTGACGATCCCCTATGATGCGGCGCATCCGGTGCCCACGGAACTGGCGACCATCCTCAACTCGCGCGCCAACCCGAACGCGCCCTGGACGCTGTACAAGCAGATGGACTATCTCGGGCCGCGGCAGATCTCGACCACCACCTATACTTATGAAGTGCTGTTCGGCGCGCGTGGCGACCTGGGCGTGCGCGACTGGACCTACGACATCTTCATGTCGCACGGCCGCACATCGCAGAACACCAATTACCGCGGTTTCGCCGATCTCGCGCGCTATCAGGAACTCATCAACCGGCCGAACTACGGCGCCGGGGCGGACTACAATAACGGGCGGACCGGCATGCTGGCGCATTGCACCAGCGGCCTCAATCCCTTTGTGAACACGCCGGTGAGCCAGGACTGCATCGACATCATCAGTGCGCCGATCAACACCGAGACGATCCTCGCGCAGGATCAGGTGGAACTGAACCTGCAGGGCTCGCTTGCCGAGATTCCGGCCGGCGACCTGCGCTTCGCCCTCGGCGCGGCCTATCGCAAGAACGACTTCGAGTATCGGCCGGACCCGGCTTTCTCCACGACCAACACGACCTCGCTCACCATCGGCCTGTTCGATACCTCGCCGACCAAGGGCGACGTGAACGTCAAGGAGATCTACGGCGAGGTGCTGGTGCCGATCCTGCGTGATCTTCCCTTCGTGCGCTCGCTCACGCTCAATGCCGGCGCGCGCTATTCGGACTACAGCACGACCGGCGGCGTCTTCACCTGGAAGACCACGTTGGACTGGGACGTCAATCCCTGGCTGAAGCTGCGCGGCGGCTACCAGCAGGCGAACCGCGCGCCCAACGTGGCCGAGCTCTATCAGCCGCCGGTCTTCCAGACCGTGCCCTGGCCCGATCATGACCCCTGCTCGATGTTCACGCGCGCCACTTACGGCAACGTGGCGTCCAACCCGGATCGCGCGAAAGTGCAGGCGCTCTGTTCGGCGCTCTCGGGCGGCGTTCCGATCGGCGACAACTTCGTGGGCAACGTGCCGAGCTACTTCGCGCTCGGCCGCGACCTGCAGCGCGGCAATGCCAATCTCGACAACGAGAAGGCCAAGACCTGGACACTGGGCGCCGTGGTCAACTCACCCTTCGACGCCGAGGCTCTTCGGGCGCTCCGCCTCTCCGTCGATTACTACCACATCACGATCGACGGGGCGATCGCACCCGCTTCCACCCAGCTGGTCTACCAGGAATGCTTCAACAGCCTGGGCAACAACCCGAACTACGATCCCAACAACGAATATTGCCAGCGCATCTCGCGCAACACGACCAATGGCCAGTGGATCGCGACGACGGCGAGCTTCGAGAATCTGGGCCTGATCCAGACCTCCGGCATCGACGTGCAGTTCGACTGGAGCCTGCCGGCGCCGGGCATCGGCGAGACCGGGGCGGTGTTCGCCAACATCGTCTACAATTATCTCATCAACTACAAGGTGCAGAACAATCCGGGCGGCCCGGTCTTCGACTATGCCAACTCGATCGGCTCGACCATCTTCGTGCCGCCTTATGGCGCGCAGTTCCGCTGGAAGCTCAATACCACGCTGGGCTATGACTTCGGTCCCGGCACGGTGAGCATGAACTGGCGCCACTTCCCCCGGGCCCGCAATGCGGCGCGGGTGACCAACAGCACGGCCACGCAGACCCGCACCAACGCTTACGACATCTTCGATCTCTCGGCGCAGTTCCGGCTGAACGACATGTTCCAGATCCGGGGCGGCATCGACAATCTGTTCGACCGCGATCCCAACATCATCGGCGCCATCCCGGGCACCACCGCCGCCGTGGGCGAGCCCGACCCGGCGGGCACCTATGATGTGCTGGGCCGCCGCTTCTATGTGGGCGTCAGGGTCGATTTCTAG